Proteins found in one Labeo rohita strain BAU-BD-2019 chromosome 11, IGBB_LRoh.1.0, whole genome shotgun sequence genomic segment:
- the wnk2 gene encoding LOW QUALITY PROTEIN: serine/threonine-protein kinase WNK2 (The sequence of the model RefSeq protein was modified relative to this genomic sequence to represent the inferred CDS: deleted 1 base in 1 codon): MENLTGSNSEQQPVGFTVPSVPSKKTVIYENGHEHPTHTDPTAAAHRGASDPTAYPLSDYKRLVRQRFIRRSLWFSESEDQEFEVAECDITSSPVKSAHIAVQRSFHADSQVGQGDGVNENLTKEPETSEAEEKQDAESSETSRSVGKAGSDENEEEAEMKAVSTSPSGRFLKFDIELGRGSFKTVYKGLDTETWVEVAWCELQDRKLSKAERQRFKEEAEMLKGLQHPNIVRFYDFWESPLKGKKCIVLVTELMTSGTLKTYLKRFKVMKPKVLRSWCRQILKGLHFLHTRTPPIIHRDLKCDNIFITGPTGSVKIGDLGLATLKRASFAKSVIGTPEFMAPEMYEEHYDEAVDVYAFGMCMLEMATSEYPYSECQNAAQIYRKVTSGVKPASYSKVTVPEIKEIIGECICHRWEERYSIKDLLNHAFFAEDTGVRVELAEEDDGKKSSIALRLWVEDQKKLKGKYKDSGAIEFTFDLDTEVPETVAQEMVESGFFLEIDVKIVGKSIRDRVSLIKWRRQRNASGRNGKTEERSTKTQNLLQVPSTGPPVAGPPSLPSEPEELQTEAVSLVCSAPTSATTATPDSSAGSTMVTGTSGNQDSTSLSESISTAQRVLSPPAQHLAQLPESAQQPSTAHLPLGTQQQSALQMPQGVPQQTIGQLLHGTQQQPSPQQPQGAQQQPSAPLHQAVQAQAHGLVPQAPQQQPTVQLHQQYQQSTHQLHQGAFQQSSVHLHQSAYQQSPRHGSISGDSQRPLIFSDNLTATRRCSTSFLDILQRRTDLQNLLECLHHQAYSCPRPEASSRDEMDQSLSTSAFIGSSSFTNDDQAPNNVSEDTGTCKYSSEQVKINSQSFSRRNSDVYPRYCQACMALLQAARPGGRGGQGSLGHASSPSSSSIHQNMPSLSLLKPSFPSNLAHQDSNSPIYKTPQSPNISTLPPKQVSVLKNMPSSIPVQVTPPSPVHKSHSPAQIPVTTLPNSMSTLSHSTVFTPVYVSIPSPVHTSSRHMSMSSPVDPPSPLRSSSPVSPISSIGPHSPSLGDSSDLSHLHRCLHHIINRRTSSPVLIDKAQPGDAHGDARVNRFLVPQVQSVSSLCVPLSHQETGSFSVQDSEAGAGFVPSAQLVPSKTVSAPATPVPHARPQSIPASALIAQQNQTTVPLAQEFHLYFHPEAFPPQILSTFQPLVQTSSDAQSIPPHLLQSVSSMLSTASVPPQPQLNVQTPLLQPLQIATQFPSAYPLLPEGGTSAGTESIPFSSVSYSSPYPTNVPPVSSPYYSPSPITAPLPILPMQNVPCMLGTGTPVSTPLNVPTPVPLLAMALSPPMLPSEEHLQQMYSPVPPPEGAFFHSQPKPTQPSLPLPNPTSLLQQDPSIPESFTEEYPRHEAHTIMSQIQSPPQDRQSEPKFTPVQVLPENVEPPLQPAGIQTVYAVPESTGMPSTTQQMADTASMPIAPAPEPSPFQPSTEAPVSIPFHSYVYDSLNQDAGSGKEMSDSYEGPIGGGKGDGKPRKHHRKSARTRSRQEKINKPKLSMLNVSNTGDKMVECQLETHNHKMVTFKFDLDGDAPEEIATYMVENGFILPIEKEIFIDQLKDIVDKAEDILSEDMDGEKTSEHGTSQLQGQTPREQGGEPPATLQGIKGQQPGAPQPVYQQNVLHTGKRWFIICPVEEAPAACQDVSSDGGPSTQSPSTTTITDTTAQPGESASAQPPEPSTGSASASMDSEACATAPPSGGSDPYGVWSPLSMTTTDPLSLTALSQAPPAPQAAAMPVQPVSHPEDVPQVSVQQSQPCMDPQSSLFVDETQSGRLGAVSPMHTAQQMAEMACAVSMVEDVPCCPLVMPLSLEVSSGTQRSSSVMPPPLQDTTSAREQLHSITSSRAERTQQPVVLQQPVSTVSGTKPPSLPQSPAPSQHHFVPSESDGEGRTRGGFVDSTIKTLDEKLRNLLYQEYAPMYPSGSAAETPGSGTEYIQSPPGPESAVGGSGTSTPSLMGEGRFRAGEQLPQIPERVDSLSALSDSAVGVTVSRRHVMPHSTSCSGSRSRYKMVPSSTDILSGQGRKQRSLSSTASPAHPGGFLGECAMYEEPTVSATTVGRFSVVSTEDEVTRRKHSSRYSAPPDFYLDAPPPLTKRGSLPRAQTSVSADVTVHTRFMSSDSGAESSPAKMAPTTPSRHGRSERRGSDLMKRAVAFLKRSGRSSSVQSSDSPSRKGGVYGSYVSSDNDSEMEDSDIKKELHRLREKHMKEITELEAHHREEIELLYIRLGKPPPPGLSIPPTAPPAGRKRRTSRHKLKAGKLLSPLVQQLRNVASKTSDSSKPSDLTKSAEPVPSLNGSPARASNLSDGKAYSGTGTLPCSVSVPVQTQQPCSLKGSLSSDNIYSGLQGEGLGPRSQPGQGWPPSPQASAQVTYKSSSKPRARFLSGPVSLSIWSTLKRLCLGKERGSRSGTPSAASNPSPMPPGSTPPPHQPIGLAQAQTNNSNNKTDAFTQQLHRQVDNWAKGVRAPSRSRSLSLRPQQLTRSRIWSAIEVPGSIERLNASQLHLSWPRIDFHSSVMATDTSQILQRSFMVPGNPYGKMLTTPHLDHWTAMSATPNQEVFAFSAVHLPSWTAPSSPSEVPSSRNRTM; this comes from the exons ATGGAAAACCTGACTGGATCCAACTCTGAGCAGCAGCCTGTGGGCTTCACAGTTCCGTCTGTCCCCTCAAAAAAGACTGTAATTTATGAAAATGGCCATGAACATCCCACTCACACGGACCCCACAGCTGCAGCACACAGAGGGGCCAGCGATCCAACCGCATATCCACTATCAGATTACAAACGTCTGGTCCGGCAAAGATTCATACGCAGAAGTTTGTGGTTCTCGGAGTCAGAGGATCAAGAATTCGAGGTTGCAGAGTGCGACATCACCAGCAGTCCCGTTAAAAGTGCACATATCGCGGTCCAGAGGAGCTTTCACGCAGATAGTCAAGTTGGACAGGGGGACGGTGTGAATGAAAACTTGACCAAAGAGCCCGAAACAAGTGAGGCTGAGGAGAAACAAGATGCTGAATCATCTGAAACATCCAGGAGTGTGGGAAAAGCTGGGAGTGATGAGAACGAGGAAGAGGCTGAAATGAAGGCAGTGTCCACCTCTCCAAGTGGACGCTTTCTTAAGTTTGATATTGAGCTTGGAAGAGGGTCCTTCAAAACGGTCTATAAGGGCCTGGACACTGAGACGTGGGTGGAGGTGGCCTGGTGTGAACTTCAG GATCGTAAGCTGTCCAAAGCAGAACGTCAGAGGTTTAAAGAGGAGGCAGAGATGCTAAAAGGCCTTCAGCATCCAAACATTGTGCGCTTCTATGACTTCTGGGAGTCTCCTCTTAAAGGCAAGAAGTGCATTGTTTTAGTCACTGAACTGATGACGTCTGGAACACTGAAAAC GTATCTGAAGCGATTCAAGGTGATGAAACCAAAGGTTTTACGAAGCTGGTGCAGACAGATCTTAAAAGGTCTTCACTTTCTCCATACGAGGACACCTCCCATCATCCATCGGGACCTGAAGTGTGACAACATCTTCATCACTGGTCCTACAGGCTCAGTCAAGATTGGTGATCTTGGCCTGGCCACTCTAAAGAGAGCTTCCTTTGCCAAAAGTGTAATTG GCACTCCTGAGTTTATGGCTCCTGAGATGTATGAGGAGCACTACGATGAAGCCGTAGATGTGTATGCATTTGGCATGTGTATGCTAGAAATGGCCACATCTGAGTATCCATACTCAGAGTGCCAAAATGCAGCACAAATCTATCGCAAAGTCACTAGC GGTGTGAAGCCAGCCAGTTACAGTAAGGTGACCGTgcctgaaataaaagaaatcatTGGAGAGTGTATCTGCCATCGCTGGGAAGAAAG GTACTCCATAAAGGACTTACTAAATCATGCATTCTTTGCGGAGGACACTGGAGTAAGAGTAGAGCTGGCTGAAGAGGACGACGGCAAGAAGTCTTCCATTGCTTTAAGGCTTTGGGTTGAAGACCAGAAGAAACTTAAAGGGAAGTATAAAGACAGTGGTGCTATCGAGTTCACCTTTGACCTGGACACAGAAGTCCCAGAAACAGTTGCCCAGGAAATG GTGGAGTCTGGCTTCTTTTTAGAGATTGATGTGAAGATTGTGGGTAAGTCTATCCGTGACCGTGTGTCTTTAATAAAGTGGAGACGACAGCGTAACGCATCAGGTCGTAATGGAAAGACAGAAGAGAGAAGCACCAAGACACAGAATCTCCTTCAGGTGCCCTCCACAGGGCCACCAGTTGCTGGACCACCCAGTCTTCCATCTGAACCAGAGGAACTACAGACTGAAGCAGTCAGTCTGGTCTGCAGTGCCCCAACCAGTGCGACTACAGCTACAC CAGACAGCAGTGCAGGCTCAACAATGGTTACAGGCACTTCGGGCAACCAAGACAGCACCTCCCTCTCTGAGTCCATTTCCACTGCCCAAAGGGTCTTAAGCCCTCCAGCACAGCATCTGGCTCAGTTGCCAGAAAGTGCCCAACAGCCATCTACTGCACACCTGCCCCTGGGAACTCAACAACAGTCTGCTCTACAAATGCCCCAAGGTGTCCCACAACAAACTATAGGTCAATTACTCCACGGGACTCAGCAACAACCTAGTCCTCAACAACCCCAAGGAGCCCAACAACAGCCTAGTGCTCCCCTGCACCAGGCTGTACAAGCACAGGCCCACGGTTTGGTGCCACAAGCACCCCAGCAACAACCCACCGTTCAGTTGCACCAGCAATATCAACAGTCAACTCATCAGCTACATCAAGGGGCTTTTCAACAATCTTCGGTACACCTGCATCAGAGCGCCTACCAGCAATCACCT CGACATGGCAGTATTTCTGGTGACTCCCAGAGACCTTTGATATTCTCCGATAACTTGACGGCGACCAGGCGTTGCAGCACTTCATTTCTCGACATATTACAGAGGAGAACTGACCTACAGAATTTGTTAGAGTGCCTGCATCATCAGGCTTATAGCTGTCCCAGACCTGAAGCAAGTTCTAGGGATGAAATGGATCAGTCGCTGTCTACAAGTGCCTTCATAGGGTCTTCATCATTCACAAATGATGATCAGGCACCAAATAATGTTTCTGAAGACACTGGAACCTGTAAATATAGTTCAGAGCAGGTGAAAATAAATTCTCAGTCATTCAGTAGAAGGAACTCTGATGTCTATCCACGTTACTGCCAAGCTTGCATGGCACTGTTGCAAGCTGCAAGGCCAGGGGGTCGAGGGGGTCAAGGGTCTCTCGGTCATGCCTCTTCACCCTCTTCCTCCTCTATCCACCAAAACATGCCATCCCTTTCCCTATTGAAACCATCATTCCCATCTAATCTGGCTCATCAAGACTCCAACTCACCAATTTATAAGACCCCACAGTCTCCAAATATATCTACACTGCCTCCAAAGCAAGTTTCTGTTCTTAAGAACATGCCAAGTTCAATACCAGTTCAAGTCACCCCACCTTCTCCAGTGCATAAAAGCCATTCTCCTGCACAGATTCCTGTCACAACTCTTCCTAACAGCATGTCAACTCTAAGTCATTCCACTGTGTTTACTCCTGTCTATGTATCTATACCTTCACCGGTCCACACATCTTCTAGGCACATGTCCATGTCATCACCAGTTGATCCACCATCCCCACTCAGGTCATCCTCTCCAGTGTCACCCATCTCCTCAATTGGTCCACATTCTCCTAGTTTGGGAGACAGCTCAGATTTGTCTCACCTCCATCGCTGTCTACATCACATCATCAATCGGCGTACCAGTTCCCCTGTGCTGATTGACAAGGCACAGCCTGGAGATGCCCACGGTGATGCTAGAGTTAACAGGTTCCTTGTACCTCAGGTCCAAAGCGTAAGCTCTTTGTGCGTACCACTATCCCATCAGGAAACAGGGTCTTTTTCTGTGCAGGACAGTGAAGCTGGAGCAGGTTTTGTG cCTTCCGCACAATTGGTTCCATCTAAGACCGTCTCTGCTCCAGCGACTCCTGTACCACATGCTCGTCCCCAGAGCATTCCTGCCTCTGCCCTCATAGCACAGCAAAACCAGACAACTGTACCACTAGCACAGGAG TTTCATCTCTATTTCCATCCTGAAGCTTTCCCGCCTCAG ATTTTATCAACATTTCAGCCCCTAGTGCAAACATCTTCAGATGCTCAGTCCATTCCACCACATTTGTTACAGTCAGTTTCGTCAATGCTCAGCACCGCTTCCGTTCCTCCACAACCACAGCTAAATGTTCAGACGCCGCTTCTCCAGCCTCTACAAATTGCCACACAG TTTCCTTCGGCATATCCTCTATTGCCAGAAGGGGGCACTTCTGCAGGGACAGAGTCAATACCGTTCTCCTCAGTCTCTTACTCTTCTCCCTACCCCACAAATGTTCCTCCCGTATCTTCC CCCTACTACTCACCAAGCCCTATCACTGCTCCTCTTCCCATACTACCAATGCAGAACGTACCTTGCATGCTAGGAACAGGCACACCTGTGTCCACCCCTCTGAATGTACCTACCCCTGTACCTCTCCTGGCTATGGCCCTGTCCCCACCAATGCTTCCTTCTGAGGAACATCTGCAGCAGATGTACTCCCCAGTTCCACCACCAGAAGGTGCCTTTTTCCACTCTCAGCCCAAACCAACACAGCCCTCCCTTCCCCTCCCTAATCCAACCTCCCTCCTCCAGCAAGACCCATCTATTCCTGAATCTTTTACTGAG gagTACCCTCGACATGAGGCTCACACTATTATGTCGCAGATCCAGTCTCCTCCGCAGGACAGGCAGTCAGAGCCAAAGTTTACCCCTGTCCAAGTCCTACCTGAGAACGTGGAGCCTCCTCTGCAGCCTGCTGGCATACAGACAGTATATGCTGTTCCTGAGAGTACTGGCATGCCCAGTACAACTCAGCAAATGGCAGACACTGCTTCAATGCCTATTGCTCCTGCTCCAGAGCCCAGCCCATTTCAACCCAGCACTGAG GCGCCTGTATCTATTCCATTCCATAGTTATGTATACGACAG CCTAAACCAAGATGCAGGATCTGGTAAAGAAATGAGTGACAGCTATGAGGGACCCATTGGTGGAGGAAAGGGTGATGGCAAACCCAGAAAGCACCACCGCAAATCAGCTCGCACACGCTCACGCCAGGAAAAAATTAACAAGCCAAAGCTAAGCATGCTAAAT GTTAGTAATACAGGTGACAAGATGGTGGAATGCCAGCTGGAGACACACAATCATAAAATGGTGACTTTCAAATTTGACCTAGATGGAGACGCACCTGAAGAAATAGCCACTTATATG GTGGAAAATGGTTTCATTCTACCAATAGAAAAGGAGATTTTCATAGATCAACTTAAGGATATTGTCGACAAGGCAGAGGACATTCTAAGCGAAGACATGGATGGAGAGAAGACATCAGAACATGGGACAAGTCAATTGCAAGGACAAACTCCTAGAGAACAAGGAGGAGAG CCTCCTGCAACTCTCCAGGGAATTAAAGGACAGCAACCTGGAGCCCCCCAGCCAGTTTATCAGCAAAATG TTCTGCACACGGGTAAGAGGTGGTTCATCATCTGCCCTGTGGAAGAAGCTCCTGCTGCCTGTCAGGATGTATCGTCAGATGGAGGTCCATCCACTCAATCTCCATCCACAACGACAATAACTGATACGACAGCTCAGCCTGGTGAGAGTGCATCAGCCCAGCCACCAGAACCTAGCACAGGATCTGCTTCTGCATCAATGG ATTCAGAAGCCTGTGCCACAGCGCCTCCATCTGGAGGAAGTGATCCTTACGGGGTTTGGAGCCCCTTATCTATGACCACTACTGATCCTCTGTCTTTGACTGCTCTTTCCCAAGCTCCCCCTGCCCCGCAAGCCGCTGCGATGCCAGTGCAGCCTGTTTCCCATCCAGAGGACGTGCCACAGGTCAGTGTGCAACAATCCCAGCCATGCATGGATCCTCAAAGCTCTCTTTTTGTGGACGAGACCCAAAGTGGCAGATTAGGCGCAGTTTCCCCCATGCACACCGCTCAGCAGATGGCTGAAATGGCATGTGCTGTCTCCATGGTGGAGGATGTGCCCTGCTGCCCCTTGGTCATGCCACTGTCCCTTGAAGTGAGCAGCGGGACTCAGAGGTCATCTTCTGTGATGCCACCACCATTACAAGACACTACGTCTGCTCGTGAACAACTCCACTCCATTACATCGAGTCGAGCAGAACGTACACAGCAGCCTGTGGTGCTGCAGCAGCCTGTGTCGACTGTGAGTGGAACTAAGCCACCGTCCCTGCCTCAAAGTCCCGCTCCTTCACAGCACCACTTTGTCCCTAGTGAATCAGATGGAGAGGGCCGTACCAGAGGAGGGTTTGTAGACAGCACTATCAAGACTCTGGACGAGAAACTGAGGAATTTGCTGTATCAAGAGTATGCTCCCATGTACCCATCGGGAAGTGCTGCTGAAACTCCAGGATCTGGCACAGAGTATATACAATCCCCACCTGGACCAGAGAGTGCAGTGGGAGGGTCAGGAACCAGCACACCTAGTCTTATGGGAGAGGGACGATTCAGAGCAGGAGAGCAGCTG CCACAGATTCCAGAACGTGTGGATAGTTTAAGTGCTCTCAGTGACTCTGCAGTTGGAG TTACTGTGTCAAGGAGACATGTGATGCCACACTCTACCTCTTGCTCTGGATCTAGAAGTCGATATAAG ATGGTGCCTAGCTCCACTGACATCCTGTCAGGTCAAGGTCGAAAGCAGCGTAGCCTGAGCAGCACTGCATCTCCAGCACACCCTGGTGGCTTTTTGGGAGAATGTGCCATGTATGAAGAGCCGACTGTTTCGGCTACTACTGTCGGCAGATTCTCAGTGGTCAGCACAGAAGACGAGGTCACGCGCAGAAAACACAGCAGCAGATATTCTGCCCCACCTGACTTCTATCTGGACGCCCCACCTCCTCTGACAAAACGAGGCTCGCTGCCAAGGGCACAGACCTCAGTCTCAGCGGATGTCACCGTTCACACCCGTTTCATGTCTTCTGACTCTGGGGCCGAGAGCAGCCCTGCCAAAATGGCACCCACAACCCCATCCCGCCACGGTAGGTCAGAAAGGAGAGGAAGTGACCTCATGAAAAGAGCGGTGGCTTTTCTTAAGCGTTCCGGCCGCAGTAGTAGTGTGCAAAGCTCTGATTCGCCAAGCAGAAAAGGAGGGGTGTACGGATCCTATGTCAGCAGTGACAATGACTCGGAGATGGAGGACTCAGATATAAAGAAGGAGCTTCATAGACTAAGAGAAAA GCATATGAAGGAAATAACCGAATTGGAGGCCCACCACCGAGAAGAGATTGAGCTTCTCTACATCAGATTAGGGAAACCACCTCCTCCAGGTCTTTCTATCCCTCCCACAGCGCCCCCTGCTGGACGCAAGCGCAGGACCAGCAGACACAAGCTAAAAGCTGGCAAACTGCTCAGTCCTCTAGTACAACAGCTGAGAAATGTTGCCTCTAAAACTAGTGACAGCAGCAAACCTAGTGATTTAACAAAATCAG cTGAGCCTGTCCCAAGCTTAAATGGGTCTCCTGCTAGGGCTTCCAACTTGTCCGATGGCAAGGCTTATTCTGGGACTGGGACTTTACCTTGTTCTGTGTCTGTTCCGGTTCAGACCCAACAGCCCTGTTCTCTCAAAGGATCTCTCTCCTCCGACAACATCTACTCTGGTCTCCAGGGAGAAGGACTTGGGCCACGCAGCCAGCCTGGCCAAG GCTGGCCTCCTTCTCCCCAGGCGTCTGCGCAGGTCACCTATAAATCCAGTAGTAAACCACGCGCTAGATTCCTCAGTGGGCCTGTTTCTCTGTCCATCT GGTCAACACTTAAACGCCTGTGTCTGGGTAAAGAACGTGGCAGCA GATCTGGAACACCTTCAGCTGCCTCTAATCCGTCCCCAATGCCTCCCGGATCCACTCCCCCTCCTCACCAGCCAATTGGTCTCGCCCAAGCACAGactaacaacagcaacaacaagaCGGATGCTTTCACACAGCAGCTTCATAGACAGGTGGATAACTGGGCAAAAGGGGTGAGGGCCCCTTCACGCTCACGCTCCCTCAGTCTAAGACCACAGCAACTGACCAGATCCAGGATCTGGAGCGCTATAGAG GTTCCAGGTTCAATAGAAAGATTGAATGCTTCCCAGCTGCATCTTTCATGGCCACGGATTGATTTCCATTCCTCTGTAATGGCGACTGACACTTCACAAATACTCCAGCGCAGTTTTATGGTGCCTGGTAACCCTTATGGAAAGATGTTGACCACCCCACACTTAGACCACTGGACGGCAATGAGTGCCACTCCTAACCAAGAAGTCTTTGCTTTCTCTGCTGTGCACTTGCCCTCATGGACAGCACCTTCTTCCCCCAGCGAGGTTCCTAGTTCTAGAAATAGGACCATGTAG